The sequence below is a genomic window from Candidatus Sysuiplasma acidicola.
TACAGGAAGAGTCGTTTCAGGAAAGGGCAGGGGTTTCGTAGATGCCGCAGCCCATGAAGTATTTCAGGAACTCGCAAAGACAAACGGCGAACTGGATAAGTACAAGTCAAAGGCAGAGAGTGAAGCGTGATATGGCCGGGGACGAAGAGCTTGAAATGCTGCGCAGGAGAAGGCTTGCCGAGCTTCAGATGCAGCTTGAAAGCGAGCAGCAGCAGAATATAGATGACGGCAGGCGCAATGCGGAAGCCCAGGCTCAACGTCAGGCCGTGCTGAGAGCCATACTCACTCCGGAGGCCAGAGAGAGACTCGCTGCTCTGCGGATGGCCAGACCGGAGCTTGTCGCAGATGTTGAGCAGCAGCTTCTCATGCTCGCTTCCCAGGGAAGGATCAACAGGCAGATAGACGACAGGACAATGAAGGACCTCCTCTTCAAGATAGCCCCGAAGAAGAGAGAGATAACAATCGAACGGAAGTAGGTGTTTTAGATGGCAAGAAACAAACCCCTCGCAAGAAAAATCAGGCTTCTCAAGGCAGGAAGGATGAATGCAAGAGTTCCGCACTGGGTAATGATGAAGACAAACAGGAATGTTGTGAGGCAGCCGAAGAGAAGAACGTGGAACAAAGGAAGAGCCAAACGGTGAGTGTTAAACAATGGCAGATGATATCAGTACTGAAGAGGTTGTCTTCAACGTGAGCCTGAGGCACATTAAGGACGTGCCGAGAACAAGAAGGGCGATTGCTGCGATTTCTCAAATCAGACAGTTTGTAGTGAGGCACATGAAGGCGAGTCCCGAAGATGTCTGGATTGACGGTCATGTCGGGGAATACATCTGGTCCAGGGGGATCAGGAGTCCACCTTCGAAGATCACCATCAGAGCGGTAAAATTTGAAGACGGTCTTGTAGAGGTCTCCTTTCCCGACGAGGTGTAGGGAGAAGTTTAATGATTGCTTTTGCTGATTTTGGCGGGAGCAATTTCCTCGGGATTTATGCCGCAGCATCGGACAAACTCGTTATCATTCCTCCGCTGACCAAGGAGCAGACATATCAGAAGATCCAGAAATTCCTGCAGGTCGAGCCGTTGCAGACAACACTCGGCGGCACGAACCTCATCGGAGCACTCGCTGCAATAAACAGCAACGGTGCGGTGCTCACTGGATTCGCGACGGCTACAGAGCTTGAGCAGATAGAGTCGAGGATACCGGCCGCCACACTCAGGGACAGATTTAATGCGGCCGGCAACAACATAGTGGCTAATGACAGGGGCGCCATAGTAAATCCGGACATAGGAGGCAGGGCGCTGAGGCAGATTGCGGACGTTCTGGGAGTGGACGTGGAGAAGGGAACGATCGCCGGACTGAAGACAGTGGGTTCGGCATGCACGGCAAACAACTCCGGCGTGCTCTGCCACCCTGAAGTTACCGAGCAGGAATTGAGCCTTGTTAAGGATGTTCTCAAGGTCAGCGCGAAGATAGGAACGGCCAATTACGGAACTCCGCTGGTCGGCGCATGCATTCTCGCCAACACGAAGGGCGCATTGACAGGCAGCAGCACCACACCCATAGAGATAGGCAGAATAGAAGATGCTCTTTGCGTTTGAAACTGCAGCGCTTATTTGCGGAACATGGAACGGCCAATGAACACGATGACGATGAAGGATACTTATATGTGTTTGAATTAAAGCCATAAACGTATTTCATAGCGCTGCGTAATCGCATGGGCTCATGGTCTAGTGGTTATGACGTCGCCTTGACATCCGGCACACCTGCCGGTCAGAGCGGCGGAGGTCTCCGGTTCAAATCCGGATGAGCCCATACCTATTTGGGTTCAATATCTATTTATTATAGTAACGCATTACCTCCTGCATGCCTGGCGAGCAGAAGGTCAGAGGACGCATCAAGGGTGAAGCGTCAAAGTATGCATATCTTCTTGATGATCAGGACATAAAGCGATGGTACCAGAATGTTGCCAGAGGGTCACAGATCACTGCCGACGTCTACCTCAGAAGGATGGGCAATTTCAATAATGAGATGAAACTGTCCCCCAAAGAACTCCTCAAAATGGACGACAAGGAGCTCAGCGATCTGCTCCTGGATTTTGTGGGTGAAAGGGAGGGGAAGCGTTCACCGACCTATCTCAGCGGCACACTGAGGGCGGTGAAGTCATGGCTCAATTTCATGGACAAACCGGTGAAGAGGCGGATAAAGGTGCATGGGCTGAATTCAAGGCCCACGGTTGAAAATGAGAAGGTGCCGACACAGGACGAGCTGAAGAGAATTGTGCTGGCAGCAACCCTCAGAGACAGGGTATGCGTGATCCTTATGGCACACTCCGGCGTCAGGCCGCAGGTTCTCGGCTCCTATATGGGTGACAGCGGCCTGAGACTCGGAGATCTGCCGGATCTGAAGATAGGCCCTTCAACGGCTGAATTCGAAAAGACGCCCGCGCTTGTAAGGGTGCCGGCGTCCCTTTCGAAGGCCGGTTTCCAATACATTACATTCCTGTCGGAAGAGGGTTGTGATTACCTCAGGGAGTATCTTGAATCGAGGATGAGGGACGGAGAGAAACTGACAAAAGATAGCCCAGTGGTAACGGCAAAGACGGCGGTGAAACCCTTCATAGCGAGCACAAACATCTCTGATGCCATACGGAAACCCATCAGGGCCGCAGGCTTTCAGTGGAGGCCCTATGTGCTGCGCGGTTATTTCGACACCCAGCTCCTTCTGGCTGAGAGCAAGGGACTCGTTGCCCATGATTACCGTGTATTCTGGATGGGGCACACAGGAAGCATGGAAGCGCGCTACACGACAAACAAGAACAGGCTACCTGCAGATATGATTGAGGATATGAGGGAAGCGTACAAGAGATGCGAGAAATATCTCGGCACGAGAATAATGGCATCCGCCGAAAGCGATACAAAGACTTACCTGAGATCGGAGTTGCTCAGCGCGGTCGGCTACAGCCAGGAAGCGCTGGACAACCTCGACATATCGTCGATGCCGGAAGAAGAGTTCCAGAAGATGCTGCGTGACAAGGTCATGGGCAACATGACAAACAACGGCCTGAAGCAGAAAGTCGTGCAGGTCGATGAGGTGGGCAGGTTCATAGAACAGGGATATGAATTCTATGCGGCACTTCCAAATGGAACTGCCATACTAAAACTGCCGTAATGGTTACAACGATGCTGTAACAAAGGAGTGATAATTATCCAGGGGTTCCACAAGCGGGCAGGTGAGATATCTCACATGTAATTGCCTGCATCAGACTTTCCGCCAGACCGGCTCTTTTCCAGCCAACTTCAGCCACACTTCGCTCTTGCCCAGGAATTCCAGTGCCGGTATCATGTCCGGCTCTGACAGTATGACCTCCCTGAGTGAGGAAGAAGGCGGCAGACTCATGGCAAACTCCTTTACGCCTTTTATGTCGATCATATTCCATTGAGCCATGCCAACTATCCCCAGAAATACCCGTTGTGCACTTTGTCAAAGGCAGTGGATTCAGGCGCATCCACCTCGAACCTTTCACCGCAGAACGGGCAGAACAGCACTCCCCTCAGCTTGATCCATGGTCTGTTGTCGTCCCATCCTATGTAAAAGTCAACTGCCCCGTAATCCGAAATCATTGCGGTCACTGTGTAGAGCGAAAGAGTGCGGCAGCACCACTTGTCCAGCGGGAGCAGCAGGTAAAAGGAGAGACCCCTGCCCGATTTTTCCAGGCACTTGTCGAATTTCATCGCATTCACACCCCCCTCACAAAAGCCCTGAGATCCGGCATATATGCGAAGCCGTGAATCCTGAGCTTGAAGCACAGATCTTTGAACCTCGCTCTGTTAATCGACGCTCTCAGCGTTATCCTGTCCGGAAAGTAAGCGACGTCAAGCTGATATTCATCTTCGAGACAGATGAGCCAGGAAGGAATTTTTGTTTCACCACAAGTGGCACGCTTCCTGTCTGTGTTTCCCTGAATGCCCGCCACATTCTCAGACACTGCCTCTTTGGAAGCATGTTTCGTAAGTTGCCCTCTGTCGGCACAATTTTCGGATACTCTCCTGAATTGTCTAAGATTGCCCATATCTATTACCGTTATACCATAACACCATTTAACTATTAGAATATTGTGGTAATATGGTATAGAACTAATTACCGCTGAAATTAAATATCACAATTTTGATTAAGAACCATGAGCACCAAACGCAAGACTTCTGTCAACGTTGACCAGGATGTATGGACAAAGTGGAATCATTTTGTCATTGACAGGACGGGATCATCAAGAAAAGTCAGCGAAGAGCTTGAGAAAGCACTCCTGGAATATATTGAGAGGCACAGCTCAAAGAAGTCCTAACTGATGGTGATTATCTGGAAAAGGGCATCAAAAGAAAGATGAAGTTTGCCGCGGCATTTATTATTTGTGCAATAGTACTTTTTTCAGTTTATTCTGTGACGGGATTTCGTTTCGGTAATCACCATCTGCCAGAAGTCGCGAGCACAAACATCCGGAGTTACATGAACATTTCATCAACATCTGGTGGCATTGTGAACATCAGCTACATCTCTGCAACAACATATTTTGGGCTAAAGGGGTTACCCTCCAACTCGATGCTTTCCATAGGCATTAACGGATCAATTTCTGGATATTCAAATCCCCCAACAGTGGTACTAAATATCTACATCAATGGAACAGTCAATAGCACACTTCATCCACAAGGGGTAGGTCTGATATTCAATGACTTTGGTAATAATACAAACCCTGTTATGGGTGCGCGCATCTATGGTGGAAGTGAACTTAATGTTTCGTCAACCAACGTTCAAAAGCAAGCGGCCGAGACCGGTTTTTCGGGATTTGGAACCTTTTCCTTATATGGTCGGCTTACCAATCAATCCTCGCGGTCAAGCGGTACGACAAGCAGCTTTCATTTCAGATTGGTCGCTTACATTATTGTGATGGAATCTTCTGCTTACAGTTTCCCTCACATCGTGCTTAATGGCATGGCCGATCTTACAGGATTCGCAAACCCGGTAACAAGCGAGATGACTTTAAACATCACCTCAAAGGCATAAATAAAGGGTCGTAAAATCGATTTTTCCTTACAAAATCCAACAGCTTATGAGCGCGCATACTGTCGTTGCGTAATGCTGCATGGACCAGCATACAGACCAGTGCGGTCTTTGACTGCGACAACCTGTCAGGCAAAAGGTGTGCACGTCATCCTGAATGCTTGTCAAGTAGAAGATATGCGCTTGGTTGAGTGCAATCGCAGGTATAGGCTTTTGTACAGGTTTTATAATTTAATCCGGACCAATATGAACAAGACTCGAGGAGACTCTAAAGAAGTCACCGCTTCATCGATCGGCTTTTCGCTCTCCTACATGGACCAACCAGTGGATCTGCATGAAGACTTTTACCAGTATGCTGCCGGCCGGTGGCTAAAGTCCAACCCTGTTCCTCCCGACAAATCACGCTGGACTGCTTTTGATGAATTGTACGACAGAAATCTGATTTTACTGAAAACAATACTTGAGGAGGCGGCTGCAGACACTTCGGCTGCGATTGGTTCCACTAACTTGGATTTTCGCGCCTGAATGAGATATGACATTTCGCAGCATTTTTCACGCTATCTCGATCCTGACCGTACGGTTATGAAGCCATGGTATTTTCATGCCCTTCCACCGCTCTGCCGCCTCAAGCAGCAGCGGTGCCCTGCTGAACCTTCTGACTCGGATCACCACCTCGGTATCTGTGAGCCTGATTGTGCCCGGCCTGTCTATGAATGTTTCCCACAGTTTCTTTGCCGTTGCAGTATCATACCCCTTGAGACTGTTTGCAAACCATTTGTAGCAGCCGCTCGCAATGACGCTGAGCACTATGTCCAGGTCAACCTTGATGCGTACTGAGCTTGAGAGAGCATCGACATGGAAGAAGTGCACCTGCTCACCCAGCGAATTCTCGATGATTGTGCGCCTTGCGTATCTCGTGAGGAGTGTGGCCGCACTCCTCTTCCTGTCGTTTGTGATGAGCAGTGTTGGCTGCTCCTTTCCGTAGTCCGTGGCAGCAATCTGCCTTATGCTGCCGTAATCTGGCAGTTCAACCGTTTCGTCGAGTATGAGCGGCGTCTTCCATTTCCTGTCCTTTATGCCGAGTTCAACTCTCTCCCACGGGATTACACCGGAAAATTGTGTAAAGACGAAAACAGAAAAAGAGAAAGAGGAAGATAATATGTCTGACAAATGTATGACACAGGAAACATGGAGAGAGGAGTTATGAGAAGAGAGGCAAGGAACAGTACAGATACAGTGATGGAAAAGGTACAGGAGGAGGAAGAGGACAGTACTGCAGACAGCCTTACAGAGAAAACTGCAGACGAGATCTTCGCCAGGATGCAGAAGGGTGAGAACGTTTCCCTTCCAACACTCCTGGAAGGCATCGTCAACGCAGTGATGGAGAGGGAAAGGGACTATTTCCTTCAGTCGACAGAGGACTACGCCAACGGCTTCTATACGAGGAAACTGCAGATGGCAATGGGTAAGCTCAATCTGAAGGTTCCCAGGGTAAGGCACTCGAAGGGATTCAGGCCGGCACTGCTGCCCGGCAGATGGGGAAGGGTGTACGG
It includes:
- a CDS encoding DNA-binding protein; this translates as MAGDEELEMLRRRRLAELQMQLESEQQQNIDDGRRNAEAQAQRQAVLRAILTPEARERLAALRMARPELVADVEQQLLMLASQGRINRQIDDRTMKDLLFKIAPKKREITIERK
- a CDS encoding 50S ribosomal protein L39e; translation: MARNKPLARKIRLLKAGRMNARVPHWVMMKTNRNVVRQPKRRTWNKGRAKR
- a CDS encoding 50S ribosomal protein L31e; translation: MADDISTEEVVFNVSLRHIKDVPRTRRAIAAISQIRQFVVRHMKASPEDVWIDGHVGEYIWSRGIRSPPSKITIRAVKFEDGLVEVSFPDEV
- a CDS encoding translation initiation factor IF-6, whose product is MIAFADFGGSNFLGIYAAASDKLVIIPPLTKEQTYQKIQKFLQVEPLQTTLGGTNLIGALAAINSNGAVLTGFATATELEQIESRIPAATLRDRFNAAGNNIVANDRGAIVNPDIGGRALRQIADVLGVDVEKGTIAGLKTVGSACTANNSGVLCHPEVTEQELSLVKDVLKVSAKIGTANYGTPLVGACILANTKGALTGSSTTPIEIGRIEDALCV
- a CDS encoding site-specific integrase yields the protein MPGEQKVRGRIKGEASKYAYLLDDQDIKRWYQNVARGSQITADVYLRRMGNFNNEMKLSPKELLKMDDKELSDLLLDFVGEREGKRSPTYLSGTLRAVKSWLNFMDKPVKRRIKVHGLNSRPTVENEKVPTQDELKRIVLAATLRDRVCVILMAHSGVRPQVLGSYMGDSGLRLGDLPDLKIGPSTAEFEKTPALVRVPASLSKAGFQYITFLSEEGCDYLREYLESRMRDGEKLTKDSPVVTAKTAVKPFIASTNISDAIRKPIRAAGFQWRPYVLRGYFDTQLLLAESKGLVAHDYRVFWMGHTGSMEARYTTNKNRLPADMIEDMREAYKRCEKYLGTRIMASAESDTKTYLRSELLSAVGYSQEALDNLDISSMPEEEFQKMLRDKVMGNMTNNGLKQKVVQVDEVGRFIEQGYEFYAALPNGTAILKLP
- a CDS encoding transposase; the encoded protein is MYDTGNMERGVMRREARNSTDTVMEKVQEEEEDSTADSLTEKTADEIFARMQKGENVSLPTLLEGIVNAVMERERDYFLQSTEDYANGFYTRKLQMAMGKLNLKVPRVRHSKGFRPALLPGRWGRVYG